A stretch of Dysidea avara chromosome 5, odDysAvar1.4, whole genome shotgun sequence DNA encodes these proteins:
- the LOC136256956 gene encoding zinc transporter 7-like gives MKTSHSSHVHDVALDLPVDMTMPTASHDHDHHHHHHHHDHDKVRMEGGISSWIKSILSQKSSRNLFFFLLLNLSFAFVELFYGMWMNSLGLISDSFHMFFDCTALLAGLAATVIAKWSVNDKYTYGYFRTEILGGFINGLFLFFVAFFIFAEAVERSFEPPTVKHDRLMIISVAGFLVNLIGIFVFHHGGGDDHCHHGHSHGHGHSHHDHHHHGHDHHDHNHLLPMSTHDTSDGGSTAVIMQGVFLHILADTLGSVGVIISSVLIEQFGWMIADPLCSMMIAVLIVVSVYPLMKDTIGVLLQRSPAHLDNVLPSCYRKVQDLEGVVSVHDPHFWTLCSNMHYGSVVIETEEGANSQKILSAARSIFTQVGIKQVTIEIHIAEQAM, from the exons ATGAAAACTAGTCACTCCTCTCATGTTCATGATGTTGCCCTGGACCTGCCGGTGGACATGACCATGCCcactgcatcacatgatcatgaccaccaccatcatcatcatcaccatgaTCATGACAAGGTCAGGATGGAGGGTGGAATATCATCATGGATTAA ATCTATTTTGTCACAAAAATCATCACGTAAtttatttttctttctactaCTCAACTTGTCGTTTGCCTTTGTGGAATTATTTTATGGCATGTGGATGAACAG TCTGGGGCTGATATCTGACTCATTTCACATGTTCTTTGACTGTACTGCATTACTGGCTGGTCTGGCTGCTACTGTGATTGCCAAGTGGAGCGTAAACGACAAGTACACATATGG TTATTTCCGTACAGAAATACTTGGCGGGTTCATTAATGgtctatttttattttttgtggCATTCTTTATATTCGCTGAAGCTGTGGAG CGATCATTTGAACCACCCACTGTCAAACATGACAGATTGATGATCATATCAGTGGCAGGATTTCTGGTAAATCTCATTGgaatatttgtatttcaccatgGAGGAG GTGATGATCACTGTCACCATGGACACAGCCACGGTCATGGACACAGTCACCATGACCACCATCACCATGGACACGATCACCATGACCACAACCACCTACTACCAATGAGCACACACGACACAAGTGATGGCGGCAGTACAGCAGTCATCATGCAAGGAGTGTTCCTGCATATATTAGCTGATACACTTGGCAGCGTAGGAGTAATTATTTCTTCTGTATTAATAGAACAATTTG GTTGGATGATAGCAGACCCATTGTGTTCTATGATGATTGCTGTACTAATTGTGGTGAGTGTGTACCCCCTGATGAAGGATACCATAGGAGTGTTGCTACAACGGAGCCCCGCCCACCTTGATAATGTTCTACCATCTTGCTACAGAAAG GTACAAGATTTAGAGGGTGTGGTCAGCGTACATGACCCACACTTCTGGACCCTGTGCAGTAACATGCACTACGGCAGTGTTGTCATAGAAACAGAGGAGGGTGCGAACTCACAAAAGATACTTAGTGCAGCTAGAAGCATATTCACCCAG GTTGGCATCAAACAGGTTACCATAGAGATTCATATTGCTGAACAAGCCATGTAA